The Balaenoptera acutorostrata chromosome 10, mBalAcu1.1, whole genome shotgun sequence genome has a window encoding:
- the EIF1B gene encoding eukaryotic translation initiation factor 1b: MSTIQNLQSFDPFADATKGDDLLPAGTEDYIHIRIQQRNGRKTLTTVQGIADDYDKKKLVKAFKKKFACNGTVIEHPEYGEVIQLQGDQRKNICQFLLEVGIVKEEQLKVHGF; encoded by the exons ATGTCCACTATCCAGAACCTCCAATCTTTCG ACCCCTTTGCTGATGCAACTAAGGGTGACGACTTACTCCCGGCAGGGACTGAGGATTACATTCATATAAGAATCCAGCAACGGAACGGCAGAAAGACACTGACTACTGTTCAGGGCATTGCAGATGATTATGACAAGAAGAAACTTGTGAAAGCTTTCAAAAAG AAATTTGCCTGTAATGGTACTGTGATTGAACATCCTGAATACGGAGAGGTTATTCAGCTTCAAGGTgaccaaagaaaaaacatttgccAGTTTCTCTTGGAG gTTGGCATTGTCAAGGAGGAACAGCTTAAGGTTCATGGATTCTAA